The Niastella koreensis GR20-10 genome includes a window with the following:
- a CDS encoding TolC family protein has translation MTQPVTLSIKETLEKVAHNLPQLEAYRQQTEAAKENISLAKNSLVPDLTAGYQVNVATFNNITGMSYPGFLLPISGPPSATNDLNFIPGTALGALVKWNPITFGQRNAAIEKAAAQYKQANAAYNEQLFQYQYAAVNVYLEALYLKQVLRISEAVSGRYKVSLEQSLVLAKNGLKPGIDTAQFQSVIIQTEIDYLQTEKTYLQKLEELTRLTGMEVTAEKMVLTDSILKPSLSIEDSSAISNHPYLLNLEAQKHTTEAGLREIQRGWVPQLDVWGNLYARGSGVNASGVVNKSDGWGLSRTNAGIGLQLSFPVLQFSRFSIKKKQYQSLLRSDEARLAQARLDISKQIENATLQYRQDAKIAAKTPVQLQIATDVYEGLKLSYEAGLIDYTRLYQSQYELTKAELSNATAKLQLWRSLLSIAIAKGNLALFTDQL, from the coding sequence ATGACGCAACCGGTAACCCTTTCCATTAAGGAAACGCTGGAAAAGGTAGCGCATAACCTGCCGCAACTGGAGGCTTACCGTCAACAGACCGAAGCGGCTAAGGAAAACATTTCCCTGGCCAAAAACAGCCTGGTGCCTGACCTTACTGCAGGTTACCAGGTGAACGTAGCCACTTTTAACAACATCACCGGCATGAGTTACCCGGGGTTTTTACTGCCCATCAGCGGTCCGCCTTCGGCAACCAATGATCTGAACTTTATTCCCGGTACTGCCCTGGGCGCCCTGGTAAAATGGAACCCGATCACCTTTGGGCAGCGCAATGCTGCTATTGAAAAGGCGGCTGCTCAGTACAAACAGGCAAATGCCGCTTATAATGAACAATTATTTCAATACCAATACGCAGCTGTTAATGTATACCTGGAAGCACTTTATTTGAAACAGGTGCTTCGCATTTCTGAAGCCGTTTCGGGCAGGTACAAAGTAAGTCTTGAACAATCGCTGGTATTGGCAAAGAACGGGTTAAAACCCGGCATTGATACGGCGCAGTTTCAGTCGGTGATCATTCAAACCGAAATAGATTACCTGCAAACGGAGAAAACATACCTGCAAAAACTGGAGGAACTGACCCGCTTAACAGGTATGGAGGTAACAGCAGAGAAAATGGTGCTCACAGATTCCATACTCAAACCTTCATTAAGTATTGAAGATTCTTCCGCCATCAGCAATCACCCGTATTTATTAAACCTGGAAGCTCAAAAGCATACAACGGAAGCTGGTTTACGCGAAATACAACGTGGCTGGGTGCCGCAGTTGGATGTGTGGGGTAATCTGTATGCCCGGGGCTCGGGTGTTAATGCCAGTGGGGTAGTGAATAAAAGTGATGGCTGGGGCTTGTCAAGAACCAATGCCGGCATCGGATTGCAACTGAGTTTCCCGGTGTTACAGTTCAGCCGGTTCAGCATAAAGAAAAAACAATACCAGTCACTATTGCGATCAGATGAAGCGCGGCTGGCCCAGGCCCGGCTGGATATTTCCAAACAAATAGAAAACGCCACCCTGCAATACCGGCAGGATGCGAAAATTGCGGCAAAAACGCCGGTGCAGCTGCAAATCGCCACCGATGTATACGAAGGGTTGAAGCTGAGTTATGAAGCGGGCCTGATCGATTATACCCGCCTGTACCAGTCGCAATATGAATTAACAAAGGCCGAATTGAGCAATGCCACGGCGAAATTGCAATTATGGCGGTCGTTATTGTCTATTGCCATTGCCAAAGGAAACCTGGCCCTGTTCACTGACCAATTGTAA